One Mauremys reevesii isolate NIE-2019 linkage group 27, ASM1616193v1, whole genome shotgun sequence genomic region harbors:
- the NFE2L1 gene encoding endoplasmic reticulum membrane sensor NFE2L1 isoform X1, which yields MLSLKKYFTEGLIQFTILLSLIGVRVDVDTYLNSQLPPLREIILGQSSAYTQTQFHNLRNTLDGYGIHPKSVDLDYYFTARRLLNQVRALDRFQVPTTEVNAWLVHRDPEGSVSSTQPSPAITLENSSGLQDGTNPDNGVRESGPEQGFGEELEDLGAVAPPGNGDLTKEDIDLIDILWRQDIDLGAGREIFDYSHRQKDSEVDKELSDGREQGDSWRSGGNETLDRNLLVDGETGESFPAQVPGVVDQTALSLEECLRLLEATFPFGENSEFPAADASHLNEAVPGESESSVIQSGLLSPLLTETESPFDLEQQWQDLMSIMEMQAMEVNNTTAEILYNGTNGDLLTANYSLAPNTPINQNVSLHQASLGSCTQDLSSLFSSEIESPSVASSSALLQLAPDNSTGLNTTFGSTNLSGIFFPPQLNSTVNETTGPELPDPLGGLLDEAMLDEISLMDLAIEEGFNPVQASQLEEEFDSDSGLSLDSSHSPVSFSSSEASSSSSSSSSSSSSSFSEEGAVGYSSDSENVDFEETEGAVGYQPEYSKFCRMSYHDPSELRYLPYLEHVGHNHTYNMAPESKEKQSDFLDKQMSRDEHRARAMKIPFTNDKIINLPVEEFNELLSKYQLSEAQLSLIRDIRRRGKNKMAAQNCRKRKLDTILNLERDVGDLERDKSKLLREKVEFLKSIRQMKQKVQNLYQEVFGRLRDENGQPYSPNQYSLQYASDGSVILIPRALADQQARRKERKQKDRRK from the exons ATGCTTTCTCTGAAGAAATATTTCACCGAAGGACTCATCCAATTCACCATTCTTCTCAGCTTGATAGGTGTTCGTGTGGACGTGGATACCTACCTGAACTCGCAGCTTCCCCCTCTGAGGGAAATCATTCTAGGCCAGAGCTCTGCTTACACCCAGACCCAGTTCCACAACCTTCGGAACACCTTGGACGGATATGGCATCCATCCGAAAAGTGTAGACCTGGACTATTATTTCACAGCCCGCAGGCTTCTCAACCAGGTGAGGGCCCTGGACAGGTTTCAGGTGCCCACCACTGAAGTAAATGCTTGGCTAGTACACAGAGACCCTGAAGGTTCTGTGTCCAgtacccagcccagcccagccatcaCCCTAGAGAATAGCAGTGGCCTGCAAGATGGGACCAATCCTGACAACGGCGTGAGGGAGAGTGGACCTGAGCAAGGATTTGGTGAAGAATTGGAAGACCTAGGAGCGGTGGCTCCTCCAGGGAATGGAGACTTGACCAAAGAG GACATCGATTTGATTGACATCCTGTGGAGACAGGATATTGATCTCGGCGCTGGGCGAGAGATTTTTGACTACAGCCATCGCCAGAAGGACAGCGAAGTGGACAAAGAACTGAGtgatgggagggagcagggggacagCTGGAGGAGCGGAGGGAACGAGACCTTGGATAGAAACCTGCTAGTTGATGGAGAAACGGGGGAGAGTTTCCCTGCACAG GTGCCTGGCGTGGTGGATCAGACGGCCCTGTCGCTGGAGGAGTGCCTTAGGTTGCTGGAAGCCACCTTCCCCTTTGGGGAGAACTCTGAG TTTCCAGCTGCAGATGCCTCCCACCTAAACGAAGCTGTGCCTGGTGAAAGCGAGTCTTCAGTTATCCAGAGCGGCCTCCTGTCTCCTCTTCTGACGGAGACAGAGTCCCCATTTGATCTGGAGCAGCAGTGGCAGGACCTTATGTCTATAATGGAAATGCAG GCTATGGAAGTGAACAACACAACTGCTGAAATCCTGTATAATGGCACAAATGGAGACCTGCTGACTGCTAACTACAGTCTAGCTCCAAACACTCCCATCAATCAGAATGTCAGCCTGCATCAGGCATCTCTGGGTAGCTGCACACAGGATCTCTCCTCCCTCTTCAGCTCAGAGATTGAGAGCCCCTCCGTGGCTAGCAGTTCAGCCCTGCTCCAACTGGCTCCTGACAACTCCACTGGCCTCAACACCACCTTTGGGTCTACCAACTTGAGTGGGATCTTCTTCCCTCCACAGCTGAACAGCACAGTCAACGAGACAACTGGCCCTGAACTACCAGATCCATTAGGGGGTCTTCTAGATGAAGCCATGCTTGATGAGATCAGCTTGATGGACTTGGCTATTGAAGAAGGTTTCAACCCAGTGCAAGCCTCTCAGCTGGAAGAAGAGTTTGATTCTGACTCAGGGCTTTCTCTGGACTCTAGCCATAGTCCTGTTTCTTTCAGTAGCTCAGAagcctcctcttcttcttcctcctcctcctcctcttcttcttcctctttttctGAGGAAGGAGCTGTAGGCTACAGCTCAGACTCTGAAAATGTGGACTTTGAAGAAACGGAAGGGGCAGTTGGATACCAACCGGAGTACAGCAAGTTCTGCCGCATGAGCTATCACGACCCATCAGAGCTACGCTACTTGCCTTACTTGGAGCATGTTGGTCACAACCACACCTATAACATGGCACCTGAGAGCAAGGAGAAGCAATCTGACTTCCTGGATAAGCAGATGAGCCGGGACGAGCACCGAGCTAGAGCCATGAAGATCCCTTTCACCAATGACAAGATTATAAACCTGCCAGTGGAGGAGTTCAATGAACTTCTCTCCAAGTACCAGCTCAGTGAGGCACAGCTGAGCTTGATTCGGGACATCAGGAGGAGGGGCAAGAATAAGATGGCTGCCCAAAACTGCCGCAAGAGGAAACTGGACACCATCCTGAACTTAGAACGGGACGTGGGAGACTTGGAGAGGGACAAGTCCAAACTGCTCAGGGAGAAGGTGGAATTTCTCAAGTCCATTCGCCAGATGAAACAGAAGGTGCAAAACCTGTACCAGGAAGTGTTTGGGCGCCTGCGTGATGAGAATGGCCAGCCCTACTCTCCGAATCAATACTCCCTACAGTATGCCAGCGATGGCAGTGTTATCTTGATACCTCGCGCCTTGGCCGACCAGCAGGCCAGGCGGAAGGAGAGAAAACAGAAAGACAGGAGGAAGTGa
- the NFE2L1 gene encoding endoplasmic reticulum membrane sensor NFE2L1 isoform X2 produces MKKDIDLIDILWRQDIDLGAGREIFDYSHRQKDSEVDKELSDGREQGDSWRSGGNETLDRNLLVDGETGESFPAQVPGVVDQTALSLEECLRLLEATFPFGENSEFPAADASHLNEAVPGESESSVIQSGLLSPLLTETESPFDLEQQWQDLMSIMEMQAMEVNNTTAEILYNGTNGDLLTANYSLAPNTPINQNVSLHQASLGSCTQDLSSLFSSEIESPSVASSSALLQLAPDNSTGLNTTFGSTNLSGIFFPPQLNSTVNETTGPELPDPLGGLLDEAMLDEISLMDLAIEEGFNPVQASQLEEEFDSDSGLSLDSSHSPVSFSSSEASSSSSSSSSSSSSSFSEEGAVGYSSDSENVDFEETEGAVGYQPEYSKFCRMSYHDPSELRYLPYLEHVGHNHTYNMAPESKEKQSDFLDKQMSRDEHRARAMKIPFTNDKIINLPVEEFNELLSKYQLSEAQLSLIRDIRRRGKNKMAAQNCRKRKLDTILNLERDVGDLERDKSKLLREKVEFLKSIRQMKQKVQNLYQEVFGRLRDENGQPYSPNQYSLQYASDGSVILIPRALADQQARRKERKQKDRRK; encoded by the exons ATGAAAAAG GACATCGATTTGATTGACATCCTGTGGAGACAGGATATTGATCTCGGCGCTGGGCGAGAGATTTTTGACTACAGCCATCGCCAGAAGGACAGCGAAGTGGACAAAGAACTGAGtgatgggagggagcagggggacagCTGGAGGAGCGGAGGGAACGAGACCTTGGATAGAAACCTGCTAGTTGATGGAGAAACGGGGGAGAGTTTCCCTGCACAG GTGCCTGGCGTGGTGGATCAGACGGCCCTGTCGCTGGAGGAGTGCCTTAGGTTGCTGGAAGCCACCTTCCCCTTTGGGGAGAACTCTGAG TTTCCAGCTGCAGATGCCTCCCACCTAAACGAAGCTGTGCCTGGTGAAAGCGAGTCTTCAGTTATCCAGAGCGGCCTCCTGTCTCCTCTTCTGACGGAGACAGAGTCCCCATTTGATCTGGAGCAGCAGTGGCAGGACCTTATGTCTATAATGGAAATGCAG GCTATGGAAGTGAACAACACAACTGCTGAAATCCTGTATAATGGCACAAATGGAGACCTGCTGACTGCTAACTACAGTCTAGCTCCAAACACTCCCATCAATCAGAATGTCAGCCTGCATCAGGCATCTCTGGGTAGCTGCACACAGGATCTCTCCTCCCTCTTCAGCTCAGAGATTGAGAGCCCCTCCGTGGCTAGCAGTTCAGCCCTGCTCCAACTGGCTCCTGACAACTCCACTGGCCTCAACACCACCTTTGGGTCTACCAACTTGAGTGGGATCTTCTTCCCTCCACAGCTGAACAGCACAGTCAACGAGACAACTGGCCCTGAACTACCAGATCCATTAGGGGGTCTTCTAGATGAAGCCATGCTTGATGAGATCAGCTTGATGGACTTGGCTATTGAAGAAGGTTTCAACCCAGTGCAAGCCTCTCAGCTGGAAGAAGAGTTTGATTCTGACTCAGGGCTTTCTCTGGACTCTAGCCATAGTCCTGTTTCTTTCAGTAGCTCAGAagcctcctcttcttcttcctcctcctcctcctcttcttcttcctctttttctGAGGAAGGAGCTGTAGGCTACAGCTCAGACTCTGAAAATGTGGACTTTGAAGAAACGGAAGGGGCAGTTGGATACCAACCGGAGTACAGCAAGTTCTGCCGCATGAGCTATCACGACCCATCAGAGCTACGCTACTTGCCTTACTTGGAGCATGTTGGTCACAACCACACCTATAACATGGCACCTGAGAGCAAGGAGAAGCAATCTGACTTCCTGGATAAGCAGATGAGCCGGGACGAGCACCGAGCTAGAGCCATGAAGATCCCTTTCACCAATGACAAGATTATAAACCTGCCAGTGGAGGAGTTCAATGAACTTCTCTCCAAGTACCAGCTCAGTGAGGCACAGCTGAGCTTGATTCGGGACATCAGGAGGAGGGGCAAGAATAAGATGGCTGCCCAAAACTGCCGCAAGAGGAAACTGGACACCATCCTGAACTTAGAACGGGACGTGGGAGACTTGGAGAGGGACAAGTCCAAACTGCTCAGGGAGAAGGTGGAATTTCTCAAGTCCATTCGCCAGATGAAACAGAAGGTGCAAAACCTGTACCAGGAAGTGTTTGGGCGCCTGCGTGATGAGAATGGCCAGCCCTACTCTCCGAATCAATACTCCCTACAGTATGCCAGCGATGGCAGTGTTATCTTGATACCTCGCGCCTTGGCCGACCAGCAGGCCAGGCGGAAGGAGAGAAAACAGAAAGACAGGAGGAAGTGa
- the CBX1 gene encoding chromobox protein homolog 1, which produces MGKKQNKKKVEEVLEEEEEEYVVEKVLDRRVVKGKVEYLLKWKGFSDEDNTWEPEENLDCPDLIAEFLQSQKTAHESEKSEGSKRKAESDSEDRGEESKPKKKKEESEKPRGFARGFEPERIIGATDSSGELMFLMKWKNSDEADLVPAKEANIKCPQVVISFYEERLTWHSYPSEDDDKKEDKN; this is translated from the exons ATGGGAAAAAAGCAGAACAAGAAGAAAGTGGAGGAGGTCttagaggaagaagaggaggagtatGTGGTGGAGAAGGTCCTAGACCGGCGAGTGGTGAAAGGCAAAGTGGAGTATCTGCTGAAGTGGAAAGGCTTCTCGGA CGAGGATAACACGTGGGAGCCGGAGGAGAATCTCGACTGCCCCGACCTCATTGCAGAGTTTCTCCAGTCCCAGAAAACCGCACACGAGAGTGAGAAATCTGAGGGGAGCAAACGCAAAGCCGAATCTGACTCAGAGGACAGAGGGGAGGAGAGCAAACcaaagaagaaaaaggaagag TCGGAGAAACCACGAGGCTTTGCCCGGGGGTTTGAACCTGAGCGGATCATCGGCGCCACAGACTCCAGCGGGGAGCTCATGTTCCTGATGAAATG GAAGAACTCTGATGAGGCTGACCTGGTCCCCGCAAAGGAAGCCAACATCAAGTGCCCCCAGGTGGTCATCTCGTTCTATGAGGAGAGACTGACATGGCACTCTTACCCCTCGGAAGACGACGACAAGAAAGAGGACAAGAACTAA